Proteins co-encoded in one Garra rufa chromosome 7, GarRuf1.0, whole genome shotgun sequence genomic window:
- the LOC141338860 gene encoding uncharacterized protein, whose product MRNKDKCVFGVDADEVKSVSVMEGDSVTLNNDLTEIQGSYQILWWFNGSVIDETGEIFRDRLELNQTGSLIIKNMRTKHTGAYELQIDLSTGLLKKIFSVTVFESQSVATVTDAGEAEMKSVSVMKGDSVTLQTDVTKINGSELIVWRFGEEGKLIAKCDIEAKSPPLYYDERFRERLKLDHQTGSLIITNTRTTDSGLYTVKISSNKQTLHKRFTVNVIGLSPGAKAGISVAVVLLLMAAAAFVFYYRQRIWNLKCLMEPENSEQQLKESKCNS is encoded by the exons ATGCGTAACAAAGATAAAT GTGTGTTTGGTGTTGATGCAGATGAAGTGAAGTCAGtgtcagtgatggagggagattctgtCACTCTAAACAATGATCTTACTGAAATACAGGGAAGTTATCAGATACTGTGGTGGTTTAATGGTTCAGTCATTGATGAAACTGGAGAGATATTCAGAGACAGACTAGAGCTGAACCAGACCGGATCTCTGATCATCAAGAACATGAGAACCAAACACACTGGAGCTTATGAACTACAGATCGACCTCAGCACTGGCCTCTTAAAAAAGATATTCAGTGTTACTGTCTTTG AGTCTCAGTCTGTAGCTACTGTTACTGATGCTGGTGAAGCTGAAATGAAGAGTGTGTCTGTGATGAAGGGCGATTCTGTCACTCTTCAGACGGATGTTACTAAAATAAACGGAAGTGAGCTGATAGTGTGGAGGTTTGGAGAGGAAGGAAAACTCATAGCTAAATGTGATATAGAGGCCAAGAGCCCACCATTATATTATGATGAGAGATTCAGAGAAAGACTGAAACTGGAtcatcagactggatctctgatcatcacaaacaccagaaccacagactctggacttTACACAGTGAAGATCAGCAGCAACAAACAGACCTTGCACAAGCGTTTTACTGTTAATGTCATTG GTCTGTCTCCAGGTGCTAAAGCAGGAATAAGTGTTGCTGTTGTTCTGCTGCTGATGGCTGCAGCTGCTTTTGTTTTTTACTATCGCCAAAGAATCTGGAATCTAAAATGTTTAATGG AACCAGAGAACTCTGAACAACAGTTAAAAGAGAGTAAGTGTAACAGCTGA